From a region of the Actinopolymorpha singaporensis genome:
- a CDS encoding acyl carrier protein, with amino-acid sequence MATTEEIRAGLAEIVNEVAGIPADDVQMDKSFTDDLDVDSLSMVEVVVAAEEKFGVKIPDDEVKNLKTVGDAVGYIERSQG; translated from the coding sequence ATGGCCACTACCGAGGAAATCCGCGCCGGGCTTGCGGAGATCGTCAACGAGGTCGCTGGCATCCCCGCCGACGACGTGCAGATGGACAAGTCGTTCACCGACGACCTGGACGTCGACTCCCTGTCGATGGTCGAGGTGGTCGTCGCCGCCGAGGAGAAGTTCGGCGTCAAGATCCCCGACGACGAGGTGAAGAACCTCAAGACCGTCGGGGATGCGGTCGGCTACATCGAGCGTTCCCAGGGCTGA